A single Corticium candelabrum chromosome 12, ooCorCand1.1, whole genome shotgun sequence DNA region contains:
- the LOC134187638 gene encoding zinc finger MYM-type protein 1-like produces the protein MQIDGIPDVGDQPCQPRRASFPKVSFGKKAPKSRSFQAAWFDNWPWLHWHDSVEKVFCHVCVKAAKSGKLKCKTAEQAFIYRGVQNWNDATRLFRSHAKSDCHREAVESLITLPATTKHVGELLRTQLVEDRKRNRASLLRILRALRFLARQGIALRGSALTKEIDSNLSQLLRLFCELSTDLSDWLQKKTNKYTSADIQNELLKVMSLRILRDVSAKLEGTPYTIMVDETTDASTQEQVVIVLRWVDEDLEPHEDFIGLHITASTDAKSIVAIIRDVLVRMNLSLTNCRGQCYDGAAVMKGCLSGVAAQLTQDEPRALFTHCYGHSLNLACQDTIKDIIPIKYALDTTFELSKLLKYSAKRKSEYKRLQAEMAPQDPGFRTLCPTRWTVRAASLQSVMQNFLVIQSGLDSFADMAKRDPEMSARCTGVAAQFSSFDFLFGVALGEKVLKLVDNLSKALQHKKMSAAQGQVLAELTIKSLALMRTEAEFSNFWEKLIEKQSKEDVAEPSLPRKRKRPCRYDEGSSGHFATCIEDHYRVMYFSAFDMAIQSIKSRFDQPHYKIYSKLECTLLKGATGESYTDDLSSIQELYCTDFDSNILQTQLLILYSHFRETAVTPALMDVVDYVKSLGKPGQLLLSEVVKLIRLILVAPATNATSERTFSALRIVKTYLRCTMTQARLNHLLMLHVHKEACDSLDLELCIDDFCRESEHRRNIFGSM, from the coding sequence ATGCAGATTGACGGGATTCCAGATGTCGGTGATCAGCCCTGTCAGCCTCGCCGTGCTTCATTTCCAAAAGTTTCGTTTGGGAAAAAAGCCCCAAAATCAAGATCATTTCAAGCTGCTTGGTTCGACAACTGGCCTTGGCTTCATTGGCACGACTCCGTTGAGAAAGTGTTCTGTCACGTCTGTGTGAAGGCTGCGAAGTCTGGCAAGCTGAAATGTAAGACTGCTGAGCAGGCATTCATCTATCGCGGAGTTCAAAACTGGAACGATGCCACCCGCTTATTTCGTTCACACGCGAAATCAGACTGCCACAGAGAAGCGGTTGAGTCACTGATCACGCTACCTGCCACAACAAAGCACGTTGGTGAACTACTAAGAACTCAATTggttgaagacagaaagagaaaccgGGCCAGCCTCCTTCGCATTCTCAGGGCGCTGAGGTTCCTGGCACGTCAAGGTATTGCCCTCCGCGGTTCCGCCCTCACCAAAGAGATTGATAGCAATTTGTCACAGCTCCTTCGTCTTTTTTGTGAGCTTTCTACAGATCTCTCCGATTGGttgcagaaaaagacaaataagtacacaagtgcagacatacagaatgagCTGCTGAAGGTGATGTCACTTCGAATTCTTCGAGATGTCTCAGCCAAACTTGAAGGCACACCATACACCATTATGGTAGACGAAACCACTGACGCAAGTACCCAGGAGCAGGTTGTAATAGTTCTACGATGGGTGGATGAAGACCTAGAGCCTCATGAGGATTTTATTGGGCTGCACATCACTGCTTCAACTGATGCTAAGTCCATTGTAGCAATTATCAGGGATGTTCTTGTTCGTATGAACCTTAGTCTGACCAACTGTCGTGGTCAGTGCTATGATGGTGCAGCTGTGATGAAAGGATGTCTATCAGGAGTTGCTGCTCAACTCACTCAAGATGAACCACGAGCATTGTTCACTCACTGCTATGGTCATAGCCTCAATTTAGCCTGCCAAGACACCATCAAAGACATAATCCCTATCAAATATGCCCTTGACACAACATTTGAACTGTCAAAACTTCTCAAGTACTCAGCAAAAAGAAAGTCTGAGTACAAGCGACTTCAAGCTGAGATGGCTCCTCAAGACCCTGGATTTAGGACACTATGCCCTACGAGATGGACCGTTCGAGCAGCTTCTCTACAGAGTGTTATGCAAAACTTTTTGGTCATCCAATCCGGCTTAGACAGTTTTGCAGATATGGCAAAACGAGACCCAGAGATGTCTGCTCGGTGTACTGGTGTTGCTGCTCAGTTTTCTTCATTTGACTTTCTCTTTGGAGTAGCATTAGGAgaaaaagtcttgaagttggtTGACAATCTGAGCAAAGCTCTTCAGCACAAGAAGATGTCTGCTGCACAAGGTCAAGTGTTAGCAGAACTTACCATCAAATCTCTTGCACTAATGCGTACAGAAGCTGAATTCTCAAATTTCTGGGAAAAGTTGatagagaaacaaagcaaagaagatgTTGCAGAGCCTTCCCTTCCTCGGAAAAGGAAGCGTCCTTGCCGATATGATGAAGGAAGTTCGGGACACTTCGCAACATGTATAGAAGATCATTACCGGGTTATGTATTTTTCCGCTTTCGATATGGCAATTCAGTCTATCAAAAGCAGATTTGACCAGCCACACTATAAGATATACAGCAAGCTTGAATGCACACTTCTGAAGGGTGCTACTGGAGAGAGCTATACGGATGACCTGTCTAGCATACAGGAGTTGTACTGCACAGACTTTGACAGCAATATCCTCCAGACGCAGCTATTGATACTGTATTCTCACTTTAGAGAAACGGCAGTCACACCAGCCCTGATGGATGTTGTGGACTATGTTAAGTCACTAGGGAAACCCGGCCAACTGCTGTTGTCTGAGGTGGTCAAACTTATACGCTTGATCCTTGTTGCTcctgcaacaaatgcaactagTGAAAGAACGTTCTCAGCTCTCCGCATTGTTAAAACATACCTTCGGTGCACTATGACACAGGCAAGGTTAAATCACCTTTTAatgttgcatgtgcacaaagaaGCATGTGATAGTCTTGATCTAGAACTATGCATAGATGATTTCTGTAGGGAATCAGAACACAGAAGAAACATTTTTGGCTCAATGTAG